In Oryza brachyantha chromosome 1, ObraRS2, whole genome shotgun sequence, the following are encoded in one genomic region:
- the LOC102716634 gene encoding transcription repressor OFP1-like: MHTPFVDKSPQCRRDGVGAGGWLKQRLAQILVRSSCTTNTTTTTTTSATAFVGLDNTNGADAHQEPPAPPSPYFCTPCTYQRPKVDGTARHRRHRRRNASFVHISIDCTGGAGATSGRRSVRSDAPLLPSSARSLPTKDGRRQSRARRNPRSPSTSRRHCPSSSWGLARLPRGAPGQYSCSSSTVTDDELAPFSTDEEGGEEAETRTLFSSLSFSSDSTSEFYHTNSSSSLARKGHKNVPRRPPPRRASTRTTSDPADAFRPVVSVAATKQHNEYFNDKRKEEKTIKKQLGEEEEDAGADVGAGMAVVKRSSNPYADFRSSMVEMVVERRICSVPEMEELLGSYLSLNSPQHHPAILAAFEDVWEAVFGEE, translated from the coding sequence ATGCACACGCCTTTCGTGGACAAGAGCCCGCAgtgccgccgcgacggcgtgGGCGCAGGCGGCTGGCTGAAGCAGAGGCTCGCGCAGATCCTTGTGCGTTCTTCTTGCACCACCAACACCACCACGACCACGACCACCTCGGCTACGGCCTTCGTCGGCCTCGACAATACCAATGGCGCCGACGCCCACCAAgaaccgccggcgccgccctcgccgtacTTCTGCACCCCATGCACCTACCAGAGGCCCAAGGTTGACGGCACCGCCCGACACAggcgacaccgccgccgcaacgcgTCGTTCGTACACATCTCCATTGACTGCACCGGTGGCGCGGGGGCCACCTCTGGCCGCCGCTCCGTCCGCTCCGACGCGCCCCTCCTGCCGTCGTCGGCAAGGTCATTGCCGACGAAGGATGGCAGGAGGCAGAGCAGGGCGAGGAGAAacccgcgctcgccgtcgacaTCCAGGCGGCATTGCCCGTCGTCCTCCTGGGGCCTCGCGCGGCTCCCGAGGGGGGCACCGGGGCAGTACAGCTGCTCGTCGTCCACCGTGACCGACGACGAGCTCGCGCCGTTCAGCACCGAcgaggagggcggcgaggaggccgagaCGAGGACCCTCTTCTCGTCTCTCAGCTTCTCCTCGGACTCCACCTCGGAGTTCTACCAcaccaacagcagcagcagcctcgCCAGGAAGGGCCACAAGAACgtgcctcgccgcccgccgccgcggcgcgcatCGACGAGGACCACCAGCGACCCGGCCGACGCCTTCCGGCCGGTGGTATccgtggcggcgacgaagcaACACAACGAGTACTTCAACgacaaaaggaaggaggagaagacGATCAAGAAACAGctaggggaggaggaggaggacgccggcgccgacgtcggCGCGGGCATGGCGGTGGTGAAGCGGTCGAGCAACCCGTACGCCGACTTCCGGAGCTCGATGGTGGAGATGGTCGTGGAGCGGCGCATCTGCAGCGTGCCGGAGATGGAGGAGCTCCTGGGGTCGTACCTCTCGCTGAACTCACCGCAGCACCACCCGGCCATCCTCGCCGCATTCGAGGACGTATGGGAGGCCGTCTTCGGCGaggagtga